A stretch of DNA from Deltaproteobacteria bacterium CG11_big_fil_rev_8_21_14_0_20_42_23:
CCAGCTTACCACAGCCGTGAAACAAGCTCGCGTTCTAGCGTTCCTTCCGTTTACGACGAAACACATTTCTAGAGGCGAGGTCTAAAATGGCAGAAATCGTTTATATGAGTTCCACAGCCGGCACTGGTTTTTTCTTCACCACACGTAAGAACAAACGCGCGGCCGCTGAAAAGCTTGAGATCAAACGTTACGATCCAAAAGCACGCAAACACGTTATGTTTGTGGAAACCAAATCACCTAAAAAGAAAAAAGAGAAGTAGGAGTTTTTTATGTCTTTACTCTGTGAATTAAGTGGAAAAAATGGACTTGCCGGAAACAAAGTAAGTCATTCCAATCGTAAATCAAAAATTCGTCAATTGCCGAATATAAAACGTCGCAAGTTTGATGTTTTGGGCCAGATGATCAGCATCAATCTTTGCACGCGCGCGCTTCGCACCATCAACAAGCATGGCGGCATTGTTCAAGCTATCTTGAAGGGCAATGAAGCCGATATGTCTGATCGCGTGTTGAGACTTCGCCGCAAAATTCAAAAGTCATTGCGCGGCTAAAAAAGTTTTCACAAAAAATAATAA
This window harbors:
- the rpmB gene encoding 50S ribosomal protein L28: MSLLCELSGKNGLAGNKVSHSNRKSKIRQLPNIKRRKFDVLGQMISINLCTRALRTINKHGGIVQAILKGNEADMSDRVLRLRRKIQKSLRG
- the rpmG gene encoding 50S ribosomal protein L33 — encoded protein: MAEIVYMSSTAGTGFFFTTRKNKRAAAEKLEIKRYDPKARKHVMFVETKSPKKKKEK